The Lonsdalea populi genome window below encodes:
- a CDS encoding RnfH family protein yields the protein MPKMRVEVVYALPERQFLLALDLNEGVTVEQAINASGLLALRPEIDLNFNKIGIFSRPAQLDEKLQEGDRVEIYRPLIADPKELRRQRAEHSKSKR from the coding sequence GTGCCTAAGATGCGGGTAGAAGTGGTTTACGCGCTACCGGAGCGCCAGTTTCTTCTCGCTCTGGATCTCAATGAGGGCGTTACTGTAGAGCAGGCGATCAATGCGTCGGGGTTGCTGGCTTTGCGCCCTGAGATCGATCTCAATTTTAACAAGATTGGTATTTTTAGCCGCCCCGCCCAATTGGATGAAAAACTACAGGAAGGCGATCGCGTTGAAATCTATCGTCCGTTGATTGCCGATCCTAAAGAATTACGCAGACAAAGGGCTGAACACTCAAAAAGCAAGCGTTAG
- a CDS encoding type II toxin-antitoxin system RatA family toxin, producing the protein MPKINRSALVPYSAEQMYKLVNDVPSYPAFLPGCTGSRVLSTSSEEMTAAVDVSKAGISKTFTTRNTLTDNQSISMQLVDGPFRELKGDWRFIPLSEKACKVELDLDFEFKNALIELAFGKVFKELANNMVQAFTQRAKEVYSA; encoded by the coding sequence ATGCCCAAAATTAATCGCTCTGCATTAGTCCCTTACAGCGCTGAGCAAATGTATAAACTCGTCAATGATGTTCCTTCTTACCCTGCCTTTTTACCGGGGTGCACAGGAAGTCGGGTTTTATCGACTTCCTCGGAGGAAATGACCGCAGCGGTCGATGTTTCCAAAGCTGGCATTAGTAAAACGTTTACGACACGAAATACACTGACAGATAACCAGTCTATCTCAATGCAACTGGTCGACGGCCCGTTCCGGGAATTAAAGGGCGATTGGCGGTTTATTCCGCTGAGTGAAAAGGCCTGTAAAGTTGAGCTCGACCTGGATTTTGAATTTAAAAATGCGTTGATCGAGCTTGCCTTTGGTAAAGTCTTTAAAGAATTAGCTAACAATATGGTTCAGGCTTTCACCCAGCGAGCCAAAGAGGTTTACAGTGCCTAA